A window of the Torulaspora globosa chromosome 6, complete sequence genome harbors these coding sequences:
- the IME2 gene encoding protein kinase IME2 (ancestral locus Anc_1.255), with the protein MLSKKVNRDSLPITPPDIDNPPSYIPLKSIDGRYQIIEELGNGSFGSVSLARAHFDIGKNHNDGKMYRKTLLNQAGMDHENAICKRQGLVAIKTMMTKLSTLHDYTRVREIKFILSLPANRHLIQIFEIFIDNKNFQLHIVMEAMEQNLYQMMRHRRRRVFSIPSLKSILAQILAGLHHIHEFNFFHRDIKPENILISPSTRYFDKDWLLEGNYTDNYVVKLADFGLARHVTNKNPYTAYVSTRWYRSPEILLRNGYYSRPLDIWAFGCVAVEITIFKPLFPGSNEMDQIWKILEVLGTPHTTKESEKTGYISNGGQWELAKTLAQRLNMKFPYVEGSGLQDLISSSQLQSLADVIKRCLRWDPNERATATDLCSMPFFRDTVAAVPKVVSSTRNTEQAQIFAGIKPSQSNHKRQLIFHSKELEESHLTRPLKINDGETKLKKSFSMSEFLQNHSDDIPLNDPPPAIDTDSTISDNQDEIEFCQISSTFENDHFLKDLPSLRINDGSINESKDNLKRLTDDIDAMNKQNETDFLFDTPQVSNSKNYVHYTNQNPELNLLSNNVLINSDHSSLQPVNRLLDNMSIDDSFNNNDINGNCNDNNNNNLNVIPRSFMLQQDTPNGNHIISGNHIELASETSQHFGNITF; encoded by the coding sequence ATGCTAAGCAAGAAAGTTAACAGGGATTCGCTACCCATCACGCCGCCAGATATCGATAATCCACCTTCCTATATCCCACTTAAGTCGATCGACGGGAGGTATCAGATCATTGAGGAGTTGGGGAACGGGTCCTTTGGATCTGTATCGCTGGCGAGAGCTCATTTTGATATTGGCAAGAATCATAATGACGGTAAGATGTACAGGAAGACTTTGTTGAACCAGGCAGGGATGGATCACGAGAATGCGATTTGTAAAAGACAAGGTTTGGTCGCTATTAAGACTATGATGACGAAATTATCGACGTTGCACGATTATACGCGAGTAAGGGAAATCAAATTTATTCTAAGCTTGCCAGCTAATAGGCATTTGATCCAGATTTTTGAGATCTTCATTGATAACAAGAATTTCCAATTGCATATAGTGATGGAAGCTATGGAGCAAAATTTGTATCAGATGATGAGACATAGAAGGCGGCGAGTGTTTTCCATACCATCGTTAAAATCCATCTTGGCCCAAATCTTGGCAGGTTTGCATCATATTCATGAGTTTAATTTTTTCCATAGGGACATCAAACCAGAGAATATCTTGATTTCGCCAAGCACAAGATATTTTGATAAGGATTGGTTATTAGAAGGTAATTATACGGATAATTATGTTGTTAAATTGGCAGATTTCGGTTTAGCTCGTCATGTCACCAATAAGAATCCATATACTGCCTATGTCTCCACTCGTTGGTACAGGTCACCTGAAATTTTATTGAGAAATGGATATTATTCTAGACCACTTGACATCTGGGCCTTTGGTTGCGTAGCTGTGGAAATAACTATTTTCAAACCATTGTTCCCAGGTTCTAATGAGATGGATCAAATTTGGAAGATCTTGGAGGTCTTGGGGACTCCACATACAACAAAGGAAAGTGAAAAGACAGGTTATATATCGAATGGAGGTCAATGGGAATTGGCCAAAACTTTGGCACAAAGATTAAATATGAAATTTCCCTATGTGGAAGGAAGTGGGCTTCAGGATTTGATTTCCAGTTCTCAATTGCAATCATTGGCAGATGTCATTAAAAGATGCTTGAGGTGGGATCCCAACGAGAGGGCTACAGCAACGGATCTGTGTTCAATGCCATTCTTTAGAGATACTGTGGCCGCTGTGCCGAAGGTAGtctcatcaacaagaaataCAGAACAGGCCCAAATCTTCGCAGGTATAAAACCTTCTCAATCAAATCATAAGAGACAATTGATATTCCACTCCAAGGAGCTCGAGGAATCTCATTTGACAAGACCgttgaagatcaatgatGGGGAAAccaaattgaagaaaagttTCTCAATGAGTGAGTTCTTGCAGAACCATAGCGATGATATCCCATTAAACGATCCACCTCCAGCTATCGATACCGATTCAACGATTTCAGATAATCAAGATGAGATCGAGTTCTGTCAGATTTCCAGTACGTTTGAGAATGATCATttcttgaaggatttgCCCAGCTTAAGGATCAATGATGGATCAATCAATGAATCGAAGGATAATCTTAAAAGACTAACAGATGATATTGATGCAATGAATAAACAGAATGAAACGGATTTTCTCTTCGATACACCACAAGTCTCCAACTCAAAGAATTACGTCCACTATACAAATCAAAACCCTGAACTGAACCTGTTGAGCAACAATGTACTGATAAATTCGGATCACAGCTCCCTACAACCAGTGAACCGTTTACTGGACAACATGTCGATAGATGATTCGTTTAATAACAACGACATCAATGGTAATTGCAACGACAACAATAACAACAATCTGAATGTCATACCAAGAAGCTTTATGCTACAGCAAGATACACCAAACGGTAATCATATAATCAGCGGTAACCACATCGAGCTAGCATCCGAGACTAGTCAGCATTTCGGTAACATCACCTTTTAA
- a CDS encoding uncharacterized protein (ancestral locus Anc_1.256) has protein sequence MSVKGFDEQSLIDDASTLLLFSKARSGSGGGGINTDGSGVKSLSSSPKEAPVEGSQSVVRSTPLSRTSTERGTLSPRNPMGSVGPASAALLQDDGFECHRSGSMSPKSSDGSGNSNSKQKGMVAAAALAAAATVPLPLNTERRRKSKHEVERIVETGSKNLRHEWPVPDSFVVDIDSGVISCICGYDDDDGFTIQCDHCHRWQHAICYNIKDIETAPEDHLCNTCEPRRLDPKKARRRQLERRQALGSRNNRDAGTAGGGGSKDDAGAGGLGKDSDNNELHSEAVSNEGKNSETETGYDKISRRGSYASDVQNNVSSTENAGRKRKNDGETGQMDDAKRRKDNISYTSAKEAYSAMFLPIDRYEFKDKYAKLFIEKHNDDDWVIPYNKKVFEPLSVEVKPYAEVNNSKVFPGYSKLGVYLKEFCHQKSFICEFLGEVDFQRGYLMDPRNHYRIWGTTKPKVLFHPHWPLYIDARLCGNLARYMRRSCNPNVELATAKMPDTNEVKFVLRAIRDIQEGEEIHIGWQWDLRHPIWQLINKTATFESLNDPDKYLLIHSIDTVLGACECACGNNNKECNLLKVKKFSQSLYRSVKSKMNNRYKLNEILNQYQGKRRRQPPILKRLANERLQNSERASELIAEYDEKKAKCLSNATYDGVVVAESLPTGETIKPYKWVLMNKYHGSRNGVFEGSPASSFNKAPTPLTFDEQKVTDLNKLPIPIVLEIPIESPSMKGKLQIDYSNKAAAEVPSKEKPPVPSISATGKTIDPVRTETKSGSASANTLPDLADAYKNPLKKKLSFADYRKKQHK, from the coding sequence ATGAGTGTTAAAGGTTTCGATGAGCAATCGTTGATAGACGATGCGTCTACATTATTATTGTTCTCTAAAGCAAGAAGTGGCAGTGGCGGCGGTGGTATTAATACCGACGGTAGTGGTGTAAAGTCTCTGTCTTCATCTCCAAAAGAGGCACCTGTTGAAGGATCCCAATCCGTTGTGCGATCAACACCGCTCTCGAGAACATCTACCGAGAGGGGGACCTTATCACCGAGAAATCCGATGGGATCTGTGGGAcctgcttcagcagctttgtTGCAAGATGACGGCTTCGAATGCCATAGATCAGGATCCATGTCGCCGAAGAGCAGCGATGGAAGTGGTAATTCCAACAGCAAGCAAAAGGGAATGGTAGCGGCCGCAGCACTGGCAGCTGCTGCCACTGTACCCCTCCCGTTAAACACTGAACGTCGGAGGAAGAGCAAACACGAGGTAGAGAGAATCGTTGAAACAGgatcgaagaatttgagGCATGAATGGCCCGTACCAGACTCGTTCGTCGTCGATATCGATTCTGGTGTCATTTCTTGTATCTGTGGCtacgacgacgatgatggcTTTACCATACAATGTGATCACTGCCACAGGTGGCAGCACGCTATATGTTACAATATCAAGGATATCGAAACAGCCCCTGAAGATCACCTGTGCAATACATGCGAGCCCAGAAGATTAGATCCCAAGAAGGCAAGGCGGAGACAATTAGAGAGACGACAAGCACTGGGAAGTCGAAATAACAGGGATGCAGGAACGGCCGGCGGTGGCGGCTCTAAGGATGATGCAGGAGCTGGCGGTCTTGGGAAGGATTCTGATAATAATGAGCTGCATTCTGAGGCAGTGTCCAACGAAGGTAAAAATTCGGAGACCGAAACGGGCTATGATAAGATTAGCAGGAGAGGATCTTATGCCAGTGATGTGCAAAACAACGTCTCCAGCACAGAGAATGCgggaagaaagaggaagaatGACGGAGAAACGGGACAGATGGACGACgcaaagagaagaaaagacaatATATCGTATACAAGCGCTAAAGAAGCCTATTCCGCGATGTTTTTACCTATCGATCGATACGAATTCAAGGACAAATACGCCAAACTTTTCATTGAGAAACACAATGACGACGATTGGGTCATACCTTACAACAAGAAAGTTTTTGAACCGCTGTCTGTCGAAGTCAAACCGTATGCTGAGGTCAACAATTCCAAAGTGTTTCCGGGCTACAGTAAACTGGGTGTTTATTTGAAGGAGTTTTGCCATCAAAAAAGCTTCATTTGTGAGTTTTTGGGAGAGGTTGATTTTCAACGTGGTTACCTGATGGATCCAAGGAATCATTACAGAATATGGGGCACGACAAAACCCAAAGTTCTATTTCATCCGCATTGGCCCCTGTATATAGACGCCAGACTATGTGGTAACCTTGCAAGATAtatgagaagaagctgcaaTCCCAATGTGGAACTGGCGACTGCGAAAATGCCTGACACGAATGAGGTCAAGTTTGTTCTTAGGGCAATCAGGGATATccaagaaggtgaagagATCCACATTGGCTGGCAGTGGGATCTGCGGCATCCAATATGGcaattgatcaacaagaCAGCAACATTTGAATCCCTAAACGATCCCGATAAATATTTGCTGATCCATTCCATTGACACGGTCCTGGGAGCGTGCGAATGCGCTTGTGGGAACAACAATAAGGAATGCAATCTGCTCAAGGTTAAGAAATTCTCGCAGAGTCTCTACAGGTCCGTCAAGTCTAAGATGAACAACCGGTATAAACTAAATGAAATTCTGAATCAGTACCAAggcaagagaaggagacAACCTCCAATATTGAAAAGATTGGCAAACGAGAGGCTGCAGAATTCGGAGCGAGCCTCTGAATTGATAGCTGAATATGACgaaaagaaagcaaagTGTCTATCCAATGCAACATACGACGGCGTAGTTGTTGCGGAAAGCTTGCCAACGGGCGAGACAATAAAACCCTACAAGTGGGTGCTGATGAACAAGTATCATGGCAGTAGAAACGGCGTCTTTGAAGGCTCTCCCGCTTCCTCATTCAATAAGGCACCGACTCCACTAACTTTCGATGAACAGAAAGTCACGGATCTTAACAAGCTGCCCATACCGATTGTGTTAGAGATACCGATTGAATCCCCTTCAATGAAGGGCAAGCTGCAAATCGACTATTCGAACAAAGCAGCCGCAGAAGTTCCCTCGAAGGAGAAACCACCTGTGCCCTCCATCTCCGCTACCGGCAAGACGATCGACCCTGTGAGGACCGAAACTAAGAGCGGCTCAGCAAGTGCAAACACACTTCCGGACCTCGCAGATGCATACAAGAATCctctcaagaagaagctcagcTTCGCAGACTATAGGAAGAAACAACATAAGTAA
- the PRM10 gene encoding pheromone-regulated protein PRM10 (ancestral locus Anc_1.254): MSDSEMSSTKRPSFLAKIGRGRSGNSDSRIEQKRSESFDSDSGSDLEPGTTRSEGLPSFRQTGEVRGSKSDQLIELDAVRTIRNTSGNYEAADENEDSEDMDRRYSEKLARFGGRRASATSSSDSSTDYKNVRFKSHADEYEDDEIKSVKSSDDEGRFDHFKQFFQRGASQRRGMKSLNEENGDEDDAGGLVSRFISNLGQNGGLAPGFPKDSQEKERDVEKTGGQEDIPMVDFNETAQQIVQAHSGLNPNDGHAEAAISDGETAYDSGSQTPSHISFVAPPMEHYIDGDQSNEAIDSDSYDPYIESTAYVAPPTRVRGGVLGSLLKLYQNEDINSNYSSVSLEESVPDTVTATSSVTPPSSKLKLSKAANLKKLKNLPHRKGTAEPSDSSKNDLPSFKNTRPKGKKSRIPKFKKKLATEAKITVHIADLLQRHRFILRMCKALMLYGAPTHRLEEYMIMTSRVLEIDGQFLYLPGCMIVSFGDATTRTSEVQLVRCAQGLNLWKLHQVHMIYKQVVHDTMSAAEGNMLIDRILQEKNLYPPWICVFLYGFCSAMVTPYAFGGNWINMAVSFFMGSCVGALQYIVSQRSNMYSNVFEVTASVVVSFCGRAFGSIPSDICFGAVTQGSLALILPGYIILCGSLELQSRNLVAGSVRMFYAIIYSLFLGFGITLGAALFGWMYKGASNETSCPYPISDWFRFLFVPAFTIGISLINQANWTQLPVMVIISCSGYVVTYWAGRHFQHSTEFTAALAAFVIGLMGNLYSRIWKGLAVSAMLPAIFVQVPSGVASQSSLLSGLQSANQLTNHNGTAAESDLSSSMSFGVTMIQVSIGITVGLFMSSLFIYPFGKKKTGLFSL; encoded by the coding sequence ATGTCCGACTCAGAGATGAGTAGTACTAAGAGGCCCTCTTTTCTTGCTAAGATCGGAAGAGGCCGGTCAGGTAATAGTGATTCCAGGATTGAGCAAAAGAGATCCGAGAGTTTCGACTCTGATTCAGGATCTGATCTGGAGCCCGGAACGACTAGAAGCGAAGGGTTGCCCAGTTTTAGGCAGACCGGGGAGGTGCGAGGCTCAAAGAGcgatcaattgatcgaGCTGGATGCAGTCCGTACGATCCGGAATACGAGTGGCAATTATGAAGCTGCGGACGAGAATGAAGATAGTGAAGACATGGACCGTCGATATAGCGAGAAACTAGCGAGGTTTGGTGGTCGCCGTGCGTCTGCAACGTCTTCTTCGGATTCCTCGACAGATTACAAGAATGTGCGGTTCAAGTCTCATGCGGATGAGTACGAGGAcgatgagatcaaatcaGTGAAATCctctgatgatgagggCAGGtttgatcatttcaagcAGTTTTTCCAGAGAGGAGCAAGTCAGCGGCGTGGCatgaagagtttgaacGAGGAGAAcggagatgaagatgatgcaGGAGGTCTAGTATCCAGGTTTATCAGCAACTTGGGTCAAAATGGTGGGCTGGCCCCGGGGTTTCCCAAGGACTctcaagagaaagaaaggGACGTGGAGAAGACTGGAGGACAGGAGGACATTCCGATGGTCGACTTCAATGAAACCGCTCAACAGATTGTCCAGGCGCATTCGGGGCTAAATCCAAACGACGGCCATGCTGAAGCAGCCATTTCAGACGGGGAGACGGCGTACGACTCTGGTTCTCAAACTCCGAGTCATATCTCTTTCGTAGCGCCACCAATGGAGCACTATATCGATGGAGATCAATCTAACGAAGCAATTGACAGCGATAGTTACGATCCTTACATTGAAAGCACTGCCTACGTGGCGCCTCCTACTAGGGTGAGAGGCGGCGTCTTAGGTTCGCTACTGAAGCTTTACCAGAACGAAGATATTAACTCCAACTACTCATCAGTATCATTGGAGGAGTCAGTTCCGGATACAGTTACGGCTACTTCATCAGTAACACCACCGAGCTCAAAGCTTAAGCTATCCAAAGCAGcgaatttgaagaaattaAAAAACTTGCCTCACCGTAAAGGTACCGCTGAGCCTAGTGATAGCTCCAAAAATGATCTACcctctttcaagaatacGAGGCCCAAGGGTAAAAAAAGCAGAATTCCcaaattcaagaagaaattaGCCACAGAAGCCAAGATCACGGTTCATATTGCAgatttgcttcaaagacaTCGATTTATCCTGCGCATGTGCAAGGCGCTGATGCTCTATGGTGCGCCAACCCACAGATTAGAGGAATACATGATCATGACGTCCAGAGTGCTGGAGATCGACGGTCAGTTTCTGTACCTGCCTGGTTGCATGATTGTGTCATTTGGCGACGCCACTACCAGGACCTCCGAAGTCCAGTTGGTCAGATGCGCTCAAGGTCTGAACTTGTGGAAGCTTCATCAGGTTCATATGATTTACAAGCAAGTCGTTCACGATACAATGAGCGCGGCAGAAGGTAATATGCTGATAGACAGGATAttacaagaaaaaaatttaTATCCACCGTGGATCTGCGTATTTCTGTACGGATTTTGCTCTGCAATGGTGACGCCCTATGCTTTCGGTGGAAATTGGATCAACATGGCTGTGTCTTTCTTCATGGGCTCCTGCGTGGGCGCTTTACAATACATCGTATCGCAAAGATCTAATATGTATTCAAATGTCTTCGAAGTGACAGCATCCGTGGTGGTCAGTTTCTGCGGTAGAGCCTTTGGATCGATTCCATCCGACATTTGCTTTGGAGCGGTAACTCAGGGCTCTCTCGCGCTCATCCTCCCCGGGTACATCATCCTCTGTGGCTCGCTAGAGTTGCAAAGCCGCAATCTAGTCGCAGGCTCCGTCAGAATGTTCTACGCCATCATATACTCGCTGTTCCTGGGTTTCGGCATCACTTTGGGCGCAGCCCTGTTCGGCTGGATGTACAAGGGGGCCAGCAACGAGACCTCATGTCCCTATCCAATTTCCGACTGGTTTAGGTTTCTCTTCGTCCCTGCATTCACCATAGGCATTTCCTTGATCAACCAAGCCAACTGGACTCAATTGCCCGTGATGGTGATCATATCCTGTTCCGGTTACGTCGTCACCTACTGGGCAGGCAGGCATTTCCAACACTCAACAGAGTTCACAGCAGCCCTCGCTGCCTTCGTCATAGGTCTCATGGGAAACCTCTACTCGAGGATCTGGAAAGGTCTGGCTGTCTCCGCAATGTTGCCCGCTATCTTTGTCCAGGTGCCCTCCGGTGTTGCTTCGCAAAGTTCGCTGCTGTCTGGTTTACAAAGCGCCAATCAATTGACGAACCACAACGGAACTGCAGCTGAATCCGATCTATCTTCCTCGATGTCTTTCGGTGTCACCATGATCCAAGTTTCCATCGGTATCACCGTCGGCCTTTTCATGTCATCCCTCTTCATATATCCATTcggcaagaagaaaactgGCCTGTTCAGTCTATAG
- the RQT4 gene encoding Rqt4p (ancestral locus Anc_1.259) produces the protein MTKLQAIEYAVGAVSQILPLEENEVKDLCEQVLQGNSSNSESIAQRFLEILGQSDLAFEFVIRFNEILSQQDEPKIRNERIYQESTEPTERSPLKTATAPKPQVERSGALKEVASLKLSSTPLVEAKSGQNSNTKPKTSKKELIQEIDQVWKFLQLDHDEKNVTKFACNCQGNLHPLFEAAPNCLSCGKIICAREGLHLVRCSFCSTEFIPLEERLKIVQLLKREKEELMSESSTKKSAMQQQQSNRRNRYSKGLKISSGMGTNLFTEQDRLFDLVERQRERERKREEVLRNEEEEQRKEAEIRRREERERDLDPDLIEAQERLNKLLYFQDTSAERTKIIDNAADFSMSNDSGVWGTAQERALMLKKQQRNLRKWEKLEGERNGKRDKYVVSMDIGPNGKVTMKEVRRGKEKSTAESDDDIDGISDEDDLRDLRDIQKLKGEVESSKQEQNSNLQSKVWDYEKDRKQWEPPKYMPSSSIKKSVATPHDKGADRDRKHRVQMDQDNQSIWELIA, from the coding sequence ATGACTAAGCTGCAAGCTATAGAATATGCCGTTGGAGCTGTTTCACAGATTTTGCCTTTAGAAGAGAACGAAGTGAAGGATTTGTGCGAGCAGGTGTTGCAAGGCAACAGTTCGAATTCTGAGAGTATTGCACAGCGCTTTCTTGAGATACTGGGCCAGAGTGATTTGGCGTTCGAATTTGTCATTAGATTTAATGAAATTTTGTCCCAACAGGATGAGCCCAAGATCAGGAATGAGAGGATCTATCAAGAATCAACCGAGCCGACTGAAAGATCGCCTTTAAAAACAGCTACAGCCCCGAAGCCCCAAGTTGAACGTTCAGGAGCTCTTAAAGAAGTAGCCTCTTTAAAGCTCAGCTCTACACCTCTAGTCGAGGCAAAATCTGGGCAAAATAGCAACACCAAGCCCAAGACtagcaagaaagagcttatTCAAGAGATCGACCAAGTGTGGAAATTTCTGCAACTGGATCacgatgagaagaatgTGACGAAATTTGCCTGCAATTGTCAAGGGAACCTGCATCCGCTGTTTGAAGCGGCTCCTAACTGTCTTTCCTGCGGTAAGATAATATGTGCTAGGGAAGGTCTTCATCTAGTTCGATGTTCATTCTGCAGCACAGAATTCATACCCCTTGAAGAGAGGCTCAAGATAGTCCAGCTATTAAAGagggagaaggaggagcTAATGAGCGAGTCGTCTACAAAGAAATCTGCAATGCAACAGCAACAATCGAATCGTAGAAACAGGTATTCCAAGGGGCTTAAAATATCTTCGGGAATGGGAACTAACTTGTTCACTGAGCAAGATAGGCTTTTCGACTTGGTAGAAAGGCAAAGAGAAAGGGAAAGAAAGCGTGAGGAAGTTCTGCgcaatgaagaagaagagcagagGAAAGAGGCAGAAATTAGGCggagagaagaaagggaGCGAGACCTCGATCCTGACTTGATAGAAGCACAAGAGCGCTTGAATAAACTCTTGTATTTTCAAGATACATCGGCTGAGCGTACAAAGATTATCGACAATGCTGCTGATTTTAGTATGTCGAATGATAGCGGTGTCTGGGGCACTGCTCAAGAGCGAGCGTTaatgttgaagaaacaacagCGTAACCTTAGAAAATGGGAGAAGCTTGAgggagaaagaaatgggAAACGTGATAAATACGTTGTCAGTATGGACATCGGTCCAAACGGTAAGGTGACGATGAAAGAAGTGAGAAGGGGCAAGGAAAAAAGCACTGCGGAGTCTGATGACGATATTGATGGCATAagcgatgaggacgatTTGAGAGATCTGCGAGATATCCAAAAGCTGAAAGGTGAGGTAGAGTCGAGTAAGCAGGAGCAAAATTCTAATTTGCAGTCTAAAGTTTGGGACTACGAGAAGGATAGGAAGCAGTGGGAGCCCCCCAAGTATATGCCCAGTTCCAGTATAAAAAAATCTGTAGCCACGCCTCATGACAAAGGTGCAGATCGAGATCGGAAACATAGGGTTCAAATGGATCAAGATAATCAGAGCATATGGGAATTGATTGCTTAA
- the PAM16 gene encoding import motor complex subunit PAM16 (ancestral locus Anc_1.257) has protein sequence MAHRAFIQVVITGASVFGKAFAEAYRQAAAQSVKQGANAARARSASAEYGGITLDESSKILNIESDKDMTPDKINERFKYLFEVNDAEKGGSFYLQSKIYRAAERLKWELAQREKAKEPSENSDETQPPKSQ, from the coding sequence ATGGCTCATAGGGCATTCATTCAAGTTGTGATAACGGGCGCCAGCGTGTTTGGAAAGGCGTTCGCGGAAGCCTACAGACAAGCAGCTGCACAGTCGGTCAAGCAGGGTGCCAACGCAGCGAGAGCTCGTTCAGCTAGCGCTGAATACGGTGGCATTACTCTGGACGAGAGTTCCAAGATACTGAACATAGAGAGCGATAAGGACATGACGCCggacaagatcaacgaAAGATTCAAGTATCTATTCGAGGTCAACGATGCCGAGAAAGGTGGTAGTTTCTACCTCCAGAGCAAGATATACAGAGCTGCTGAGCGGCTCAAGTGGGAACTGGCGCAGAGAGAGAAGGCGAAAGAGCCGTCTGAGAACTCAGACGAGACACAACCGCCTAAAAGCCAGTAG